The following are encoded in a window of Fusarium oxysporum f. sp. lycopersici 4287 chromosome 5, whole genome shotgun sequence genomic DNA:
- a CDS encoding serine/threonine protein kinase RIO — MDPAAGPAAPHEPPYQYTANQGYEQTEEIPRELQTQKDDGAVLEQEDDNDFDDIFEEDFDDNEWSADAGDLTKSYNRQRNADGAAAPRSNQQKPTANTFASVDDQVSALSKHAAKLRLDTVKQDVEKDKDKADRATSEQVLDQRTRMILLQMINRGFVSEVHGAISTGKEANVYGAVLHDDQTGEATQRAIKVYKTAILSFKDRERYITGEHRFKGGFDKGNNRKMVKLWAEKEFRNLRRIYTAGIPCPEPISLKLHVLVMGFLGDRKGWAYPRLRDATLTGDDVDQQWYKLYVQLLGIMRRIYQVCRLVHADLSEYNILYHKEKLYIIDVSQSVEPDHPRSLEFLRMDIKNVGDFFRRKGVDTLADRAIFNFITTPEGPVEEPEMAKAIETLYETRADTSEDQAAQIEVDNEVFRNQYIPQTLEQVYDIEKDAQKVTQGEGNDLVYSNLLADQVIAPKKDGEDGEEEQASTSDSDEGASLSGDSNDEANFEKGPPRGRRFEDKDEKKAHKQAVKEAKREKRKEKMPKHLKKKIVATSSRRKK, encoded by the exons ATGGATCCCGCGGCAGGACCTGCTGCTCCTCACGAGCCTCCCTACCAATACACAGCAAACCAGGGCTACGAACAGACAGAAGAAATACCCCGCGAACTACAGACCCAAAAAGACGACGGTGCTGTTCTCGAGCAAGAAGACGATAACGACTTTGACGATATTTTCGAGGAAGATTTCGACGATAATGAGTGGTCTGCTGATGCGGGCGATTTGACCAAGTCTTATAACCGTCAGCGCAATGCCGACGGCGCCGCCGCTCCTCGCTCGAATCAGCAGAAACCTACTGCGAACACCTTTGCCAGCGTCGACGACCAAGTATCCGCCCTCTCAAAGCACGCCGCCAAGCTTCGTCTTGACACTGTCAAACAAGATGTCGAgaaagacaaggacaaggccgaCCGCGCCACCAGCGAACAAGTCCTCGACCAGCGCACCCGCATGATTCTTCTCCAGATGATCAACCGTGGCTTTGTTAGCGAAGTCCACGGTGCTATCAGTACCGGCAAAGAAGCCAACGTCTACGGCGCCGTCCTCCACGATGATCAAACCGGCGAAGCTACCCAAAGAGCTATCAAGGTCTACAAGACAGCCAttctcagcttcaaggaCAGAGAGCGTTACATCACCGGTGAGCACCGTTTCAAGGGTGGCTTTGACAAGGGAAACAACAGAAAGATGGTTAAACTTTGGGCGGAGAAGGAATTCCGCAACTTGCGAAGGATCTACACAGCTGGTATTCCCTGCCCGGAGcccatcagcctcaagcttCACGTTCTCGTCATGGGCTTCCTCGGCGACCGCAAGGGCTGGGCGTATCCTCGCCTCCGTGACGCTACTCTGACGGGCGACGATGTCGATCAGCAGTGGTATAAGCTTTATGTCCAGCTACTTGGCATCATGCGCCGAATTTATCAGGTCTGCCGTCTTGTCCACGCCGATCTGAGCGAGTACAACATTCTCTACCACAAGGAGAAGCTGTACATCATCGACGTCTCGCAAAGTGTGGAGCCTGATCACCCTCGCTCTCTTGAGTTCCTGCGCATGGATATTAAGAACGTGGGTGACTTTTTTAGGCGCAAGGGTGTTGATACGCTTGCTGACCGCGctatcttcaacttcatcactACCCCTGAGGGTCCTGTGGAGGAGCCAGAAATGGCCAAGGCGATCGAGACTCTGTACGAGACTCGCGCTGATACAAGTGAAGACCAGGCTGCTCAGATCGAGGTTGACAATGAGGTGTTCAGAAACCAGTACATTCCTCAGACATTAGAGCAGGTCTACgatattgagaaggatgctcaGAAGGTGACACAAGGTGAAGGTAACGACCTTGTCTACAGTAATCTACTGGCAGACCAGGTTATCGCTCCCAAGAAGGatggtgaagatggcgaAGAGGAACAAGCTTCCACATCCGACTCTGATGAAGGGGCATCTCTCTCAGGCGACTCAAACGACGAGGCCAACTTCGAAAAGGGTCCTCCCCGCGGCCGTCGCTTCGAggacaaggatgagaagaag GCCCATAAACAAGCCGTCAAGGAAGCTAAGCGCGAGAAGCgcaaggagaagatgccCAAGCACctaaagaagaagatcgtcGCCACCTCGTCCCGTCGCAAGAAATAG